The stretch of DNA TTCTTTATATATTGCTCTTGTATCTGCTACATTCTTTTCCTTCGATGTTGCGCTAAACATTGGTGCAAAAGCTGTAGCAATCAGTGTCGCCATCACTATTCCCGCCAATATCATTATTTTTTTTCCTTTCATTTTTCAGCCTCCAAATAATAATACAGAAGTATTTTAAATAATTATCGGTTGTCGTAAAGATGATAGTAAAAATAAAAGTTATCCCAAATGCTGGCAAAAATGAAGTTATTAAGGAAGGAGAAATTTTAAAAGTTAAGGTTTCATCTCCTCCAAGCAAAGGAAAGGCAAATAAAGAAGTTATTGAATTGCTTGCAAATTTCTTTGAAGTAAAGAAAAACTGCATAAGAATAATAAAGGGAGAAAAATCGAGAGAGAAAATAATTGAAATTTTATAGCATCGGCATCTTTATCCCAAATTTTTTTGCCATCTCTATTGCCCTTTCATAGCCAGCATCTGCATGGCGCACAATTCCAAGGCCAGGGTCTGTTTTAAAAACTCTTTTTATCCTTTCATCTGTCTCCTTGCTACCATCACATATAACAACCATTCCCGCATGAGTTGATAGTCCAATTCCAACGCCTCCTCCATTATGAATTGCAACATTGTCAGCTCCAGCAGCGCAGTTAAGCAGAGCGTTCAGCAGTGGCCAGTCAGCAATCGCATCGCTTCCATCCTTCATTTTTTCCGTTTCCCTGTTAGGAGATGCAACACTCCCCGCATCAAGGTGGTCTCGACTTATTCCAATTGGCCCAATAACTTCCTCTCTTACAAGTTTATTAATTTCAAGAGCAAACTTATCTCTTTCTCCATATCCAAGCCAGCATACACGTGATGGCAAACCCTCCCATGGAAGATTTTCCTCCGCTTTCTTAATCCAATTAACAAGTATTTCATTTTCTGGAAACATTTTCATAACAACCTCATCAGTCACAATTATATCATTTTCATCGCCTGTAAGAGAAATCCACCTAAAGGGCCCGCGCCCTTCGCAAAACATCGGGCGAATATATTCAACAACAAATCCTGGATAGCTGAAAGCATCCTTTAAACCCGCTTCATATGCCTGCCCCCTTAGATTGTTTCCATAATCAAATACAATTGAGCCATTTCTCTTGAAATCAATCATTGCCTTGCAGTGCTCAGCCATTGAGCGCATTGCAAGCTCTACATATTTTTTAGGATTTTCCTTCCTTAACTCAAAAGCTTCCTGCAGGTTATCACCATAATAACCTTTTGGGACATATCCATTTAAAGCATCATGGGCAGAAGTTTGATCTGTAACCACATCTGGCTTTATCCCTCGCCTCACCAGTTCTGGATGCACATCCGCACAGTTTCCCAGCAATGCAACGGAAATTGCCTCCTTCTCCTCTTTCGCATTTTTAACAATCTCAATCGCCTCATCAACATCATCCGTTTTAACATCGCAA from Thermoplasmatales archaeon encodes:
- a CDS encoding DUF167 domain-containing protein, which encodes MIVKIKVIPNAGKNEVIKEGEILKVKVSSPPSKGKANKEVIELLANFFEVKKNCIRIIKGEKSREKIIEIL
- a CDS encoding urocanate hydratase, coding for MFMQIKAQRGKTLRCKGWRQEGILRMLENNLENAELPDKLIVYGGSGKVARNWECYHKIVESLKEIEEDETLLVQSGKPVAIFKTRKESPIVLIANSNLVPKWSNWEKFYELEQLGLIMYGQMTAGSWCYIGTQGIIQGTYETFSACAKKHFNGTLAGKFVLTGGLGGMGGAQPLAIKMNGGVALVVECDESRIARRIKAGYCDVKTDDVDEAIEIVKNAKEEKEAISVALLGNCADVHPELVRRGIKPDVVTDQTSAHDALNGYVPKGYYGDNLQEAFELRKENPKKYVELAMRSMAEHCKAMIDFKRNGSIVFDYGNNLRGQAYEAGLKDAFSYPGFVVEYIRPMFCEGRGPFRWISLTGDENDIIVTDEVVMKMFPENEILVNWIKKAEENLPWEGLPSRVCWLGYGERDKFALEINKLVREEVIGPIGISRDHLDAGSVASPNRETEKMKDGSDAIADWPLLNALLNCAAGADNVAIHNGGGVGIGLSTHAGMVVICDGSKETDERIKRVFKTDPGLGIVRHADAGYERAIEMAKKFGIKMPML